Proteins encoded together in one Cryptococcus deuterogattii R265 chromosome 13, complete sequence window:
- a CDS encoding geranylgeranyl transferase type-2 subunit alpha has product MHGVKRSRLTPQAAEAKRLKEQSKIEGYLALEKDVLARKSAEEYSEEALGKTTQLLDLNPEFYTIWNYRRNILLSLFPALTAEEVVGHLTTDLRLTTAYLLVHPKVYWIWNHRKWCLESVPAGPGGSNAWKAKFWDGELKLVEKMLDADSRNFHAWGYRRYVLSSMPVQRPLTDELKYTQSKIESNFSNFSAWHYRTKTLAAIWEENDVSLEDVKKAKDKEFELVTQALWTDPGDQSGWLYHSWLIGPEPPLDTLQRELKNIRELFDMEPDSKWCINALAQYTLLLAKQPSTAPEEADKLRKEAKRLYEILIEVDADRKERYRDMAASCT; this is encoded by the exons ATG CACGGAGTCAAGCGAAGTCGACTTACACCTCAAGCTGCTGAGGCAAAACGTCTGAAGGAACAGAGCAAGATTGAAGGATACCTCGCCCTCGAGAAGGATGTCCTTGCCAGA AAATCAGCAGAGGAATACTCTGAAGAGGCCTTGGGGAAAACTACACAGCTGCTTGATTTGAACCCCGAATTCTACACTATCTGGAACTATCGTCGAAACATCTTGttatctcttttccctgcTTT GACTGCGGAGGAAGTAGTTGGGCATTTGACAACGGATCTACGATTGACGACCGCCTACCTTCTCGTCCATCCAAAGGTTTATTGGATATGGAATCATCGTAAATGGTGCTTAGAATCCGTACCCGCAGGGCCTGGAGGGTCTAATGCATGGAAAGCAAAATTTTGGGATGGGGAATTGAAattggtggagaagatgttggaTGCAGATTCCCGAAATT TCCACGCCTGGGGATACAGGCGATACGTTTTGTCTTCGATGCCTGTTCAGCGGCCGCTAACGGATGAGCTAAAATACACTCAGTCCAAAATTGAGTCCAACTTCTCCAACTTTTCAGCATGGCATTACAGAACTAAGACGCTAGCGGCAATCTGGGAAGAAAATGACGTGAGCCTAGAGGACGTCAAGAAAGCAAAGGATAAAGAGTTTGAGCTTGTCACACAAGCCCTGTGGACTGATCCAGGAGATCAAAGCGGCTGGCTATATCACTCTTGGCTCATTGGGCCAG AGCCGCCACTTGACACCCTTCAACGTGAATTGAAGAATATTCGGGAGCTTTTTGATATGGAACCTGACTCGAAGT GGTGCATCAACGCTCTTGCACAGtatactcttcttcttgctaAGCAACCATCCACCGCtcctgaagaagcagatAAGCTTCGCaaagaagcaaagagaTTGTATGAGATACTTATAGAGGTTGATGCCGATCGGAAAGAAAGGTATAGGGATATGG CTGCTTCGTGTACCTGA
- a CDS encoding U3 small nucleolar RNA-associated protein 3, producing MARKRSGKSGSGASKPSSTPGSKINKMEQYEDTLEPGSVDDFMFKRDQIIFNPQDESDDEDINADVGEEVLSLESARRRARQDEYEEEEEEDYSEEEAPIKKRKEKSKNDLTTKGRYGKPIVSSDEEEEEESGSSESEDENWGRQYYARPSNRREKEKEGAYLDEKKEEEREMEEREVKRLQKRQRETLGGEDFGFDDLDEVAPVQPRKGVEIEEIPAVPAPPMSANPAMLLRHLQAHEPLKLALTRDFPLVVQKLQKTSRGIKKMESENPEDGQLHRGLGWLHYQTLLTYATTLAFYIHINSLPPSSRPDIPIIPRLLELKQGLTSLEDLDFDAASVSADPLTLYNPLLDWAEGEDEELKEGKAELIKRMQAVNGEDWEDDADVLWQKEGLEENELEDLLKDADKDKGDIEMLVAKSQKKKKEKKSKKEKKTKKAEDDDLEGFDGLDGFNDLDDLDDLLEDDKPKKKLVKANKIKVSESSSSAVAFTPLAEPEFFTSKSKSKKPISDESDPLGDPTALTDADASDKTARKRSLAFHTSKINATLARRAEGRANRMGGDEDLPYRDRRKARDDALKRNSVRSEGEDLEEVRQEKEKKKRARDEIEDDGEGDLDDDETDGYYELVKRRRKEEKEAKEAEHEAIEEQLLAERAAYDEETTDGPRTITRAIEKNRGLTPRRSKTGRNPRVKKRQAYDKAQKKVASQRSVYKGGQAAYGGEYKGEKTGISKVIKSRKF from the exons ATGGCTAGAAAGAGGTCAGGAAAGTCAGGATCGGGTGCCAGCAAGccctcttcaactcctgGATCAAAAATCAATAAGATGGAGCAGTACGAGGATACCCTGGAACCGGGAAGTGTTGACGACT TCATGTTCAAGCGTGAccaaatcatcttcaacccTCAGGATGAGTCCGACGATGAAGATATCAATGCCGACGTCGGTGAAGAAGTTTTGAGTCTCGAATCAGCTCGTCGTCGAGCTCGTCAAGATGAgtatgaagaggaagaggaggaggattattccgaagaagaagccccTATTAAGAAGCGGAAAGAAAAATCCAAGAACGATTTGACAACCAAGGGTCGATATGGCAAGCCCATCGTCTCGtccgatgaagaagaggaggaagaatcaGGATCCTCCGAAAGCGAAGACGAAAACTGGGGTAGACAGTACTATGCGAGGCCAAGTAACAgacgagagaaagaaaaagagggcGCTTATttggatgagaagaaggaagaagaaagggagatggaggaaagagaggtgaagaggttgCAGAAAAGGCAGAGGGAGACACTCGGCGGTGAAGACTTTGGTTTCGATGATCTTGATGAGGTTGC CCCCGTGCAACCTAGGAAAGGAGTTGAAATTGAGGAGATACCAGCCGTTCCTGCACCGCCGATGTCAGCCAATCCTGCTATGCTTCTccgccatcttcaagctcatGAACCTCTCAAGCTCGCTCTAACAAGAGATTTCCCTCTTGTTGTGCAAAAGCTTCAGAAGACCTCTCGAGgaatcaagaagatggaatcTGAAAACCCAGAAGACGGGCAGTTGCATAGGGGTTTGGGATGGTTACACTATC AGACGCTTTTGACGTACGCCACCACACTTGCATTTTACATCCACATcaattctcttcctccttcatctcgaCCCGACATTCCTATCATCCCCCGTCTTCTCGAGCTCAAGCAAGGGCTCACTTCTCTCGAAGACCTCGACTTTGACGCTGCCTCTGTCTCAGCCGATCCCCTTACACTCTATAACCCTCTTCTCGACTGGGCTgaaggtgaggatgaagagctcaaggaaggcaaggCTGAGCTCATAAAGAGGATGCAAGCTGTGAATGGCGAGGAttgggaggatgatgcGGATGTCCTTTGGCAGAAGGAAGGTCttgaggagaatgagttGGAGGATTTGTTAAAGGATGCGGACAAGGATAAGGGTGACATTGAGATGTTGGTCGCAAAGTctcaaaagaagaaaaaggagaagaaatccaagaaagaaaagaagaccaagaaggctgaggacgatgatctGGAAGGCTTTGATGGGTTGGACGGATTCAATGACCTCGATGATCTAGACGATCTTCTCGAAGATGACAAACCCAAGAAGAAACTCGTGAAGGCCAATAAGATCAAGGTGTCtgaatcttcctcctctgcaGTTGCTTTTACTCCTCTTGCCGAACCCGAAttcttcacctccaaaTCTAAATCCAAGAAACCGATCTCTGACGAATCCGATCCTCTTGGTGACCCCACGGCACTTACCGATGCTGACGCTTCTGACAAGACTGCACGCAAGCGCTCTTTGGCGTTCCACACTTCCAAGATCAACGCTACTCTCGCGCGACGCGCGGAAGGTAGAGCGAACAGGATGGGCGGTGATGAAGACTTGCCGTATAGGGACAGGAGAAAAGCCAGGGACGATGCTCTTAAGCGGAATAGCGTTCGATCGGAAGGtgaagatttggaagaggtgcggcaagagaaggagaagaagaagagggccAGGGATGAGAtagaggatgatggagaaggcgatCTCGATGATGACGAAACAGATGGTTATTATGAGTTGgtcaaaagaaggagaaaggaggagaaggaggccaAGGAAGCCGAGCATGAAGCTATTGAAGAACAGTTGCT TGCTGAGCGAGCTGCCTACGATGAGGAAACTACGGATGGTCCTCGAACCATTACCCGCGCTATTGAGAAGAACCGTGGTCTCACGCCACGACGATCAAAGACCGGTCGAAACCCTCGAgtcaagaagaggcaagCATACGACAAAgcgcagaagaaggttgcCAGTCAACGTAGCGTCTACAAGGGTGGTCAGGCGGCGTACGGTGGAGAGTACAAGGGTGAGAAGACCGGTATCTCCAAGGTCATCAAGAGTAGGAAGTTCTAG
- a CDS encoding CK1/CK1 protein kinase: MSCRDSGYDNEIPQVIAGRYEVKVEKQIADTNAGGVFPAIDTNTGQEVAIKIEHRLAHRRELEGEYLIYRRVSLNVPNAHTIPSIRWYGKEGNYRVLVMDMLGPTLQDLFESHDGPFSLKTVLMIADQLISRVEYLHSQLYIHRGIKPDNFCVGRQDQRKIYMIDLAFGKRYMDPKLKWHIHYLENRWGFANSNWCSLNVSEGIRATRRDDLESLGYMFVFFLKGSLPWHDVSDPFEKSSIKRKPLEDLCQGLPKQFLMYLHYCRALCFDGDPDYNNIRQLFRRLFLEKGYEYDWEFDWCKKPNKESVAQENGNKVGEDKKESLEAQDKENGSNTEKHDGISKEIDEESNNISKADTDQSEISPIDNAGLKQVNEGKHIKKLKPK; the protein is encoded by the exons ATGTCTTGTCGAGATAGTGGGTATGACAACGAAATCCCCCAAGTCATCGCTGGGAGATACGAAGTCAAGGTCGAGAAGCAAATTGCTGACACCAATGCAG GAGGCGTCTTTCCAGCGATTGATACTAACACTGGACAAGAAGTTGCAATCAAAATTGAACACCGGCTGGCACATCGCCGTGAACTTGAAGGGGAGTATCTCATCTACAGGAGGGTCTCTCTGAATGTGCCCAATGCACATACAATCCCCTCCATCAGGTGGTAtggcaaagaagggaatTATCGTGTTCTCGTGATGGATATGCTTGGCCCCACTCTGCAGGATCTTTTTGAGTCGCATGATGGCCCGTTCAGCCTTAAGACGGTCTTGATGATCGCCGATCAACTCATCTCTCGTGTCGAGTACCTTCATAGTCAATTATATATTCACCGGGGAATCAAGCCTGATAACTTTTGCGTTGGCCGTCAAGACCAGCGAAAAATCTACATGATTGATCTGGCTTTTGGAAAGCGGTATATGGATCCCAAACTGAAATGGCATATACATTACTTGGAGAACCGGTGGGGCTTCGCAAACTCCAATTGGTGTTCTCTCAACGTGTCAGAAGGAATTAGGGCTACCAGAAGGGACGACTTGGAATCATTGGGATATATGTTTGTG TTTTTTTTAAAGGGTTCTTTGCCATGGCATGATGTGTCTGATCCGTTCGAGAAGTCATCTATAA AGAGAAAGCCTCTCGAAGACTTATGCCAAGGACTCCCAAAACAGTTCCTCATGTATCTTCATTACTGTCGAGCTTTATGTTTTGATGGTGATCCAGACTATAATAACATTCGTCAGCTCTTCCGTCGGCTCTTTCTCGAGAAAGGCTACGAGTATGATTGGGAGTTTGATTGGTGCAAGAAGCCGAACAAGGAAAGCGTGGCACAAGAGAACGGCAATAAAGTAGGCGAAGATAAGAAAGAGTCGTTGGAAGCACAGGACAAGGAAAATGGCAGTAATACGGAGAAGCATGACGGCATCTCGAAGGAGATCGATGAGGAATCCAATAACATTTCCAAGGCTGATACCGATCAATCAGAAATATCACCAATCGACAATGCGGGCCTCAAGCAGGTCAACGAAGGAAAACATATCAAGAAGCTCAAACCGAAATGA